Part of the Porites lutea chromosome 14, jaPorLute2.1, whole genome shotgun sequence genome, actttcttttcacGCTGTACATACAGCAGCAAAGTGCATGGCACCCTCCAAAGAAGACAGATCAACTAGATTTAGCTTGCTATTGAGCACCCAATTAATTTGCCACAGTGTGCTACAATCTTTTGAAGTACGGCTTCTTGCCTCGTAACAAGCAACAGTTGGGCGCCAAATTTCATGTATTTATATGCAAGTTCCTCTCTGATACCTGTGGGTGCTCCAAAAATCACCCCCTTTTCACCTCACAGTGATTCAGGATCAAACCTTTCCCATACAAACCAGGCAATCAGAGCTGCTGCAGAAGCTGCAAAAACACTGAAGAATAATGAGCTTCAACATAGTGCACGCCATTTTTGACTGATGTGCTCCTGACCTTGGCCTTCGATAGCCTGATGTCTGCCATGTAGGCGAGACCTTTGACGATTCTGTAGTTCCagacaaataaacaaaccaacCATGCGACAGACAAGCCACACAAATGACTTCGTAAAcactaaaagccatgcaagagagaaacctctgctcgcaggattAAAGAGTCTCAAAATTTCAATAGAATCTCACAAAAGTTGCAGTTTCACTacttatttaatttattcatgTAAGGAAATTTTTTTCGACTCTTGTCTGTGATAGGTCTAAACACTCATtttcttttactgaaaaatgtttttgtacaCCACAGATAACTCAATCCATGCAGTGCTGCTTACCGTCATCAGTGATTTTACAAACTACTTTCTACCAAGTCCACATGTCCTGGACTGGTTTTTCATTCGTTGCAACTTGGATTACACTTTCTACAAAGTctggaaaaaagaaatgtaCTGTTTCTACAATGCTAAGGTACCAGGGAAAATACATCTGCCGCTTTCTTAGAGCAATTCCCTTGATCATAGCAAGAGCGCATTCATTGACAGGCTCACGTTTAACACTGTCATAAACTGGAGTACCTTCCGTTCCTGTACGAGTATTCTCTGTATCTATGTATCCAAGGACATACAGGGTTATAGTGATGTCTCGTTGCCCTTGGATTGCCAAATCTTGCCTCAAAGTGTCAAAAAATCCATGTAGAGCATGTTTATTGCCACAGTATGGCGCAGCCCTTGGCGTTGAGACAACCCCTGCAAATGAGGACACCACTACAATGCTTCCATTAGTCTTCTGGAGTTCAGGAAGAAGTAATGTTGCTATGTTAATATAACTGATGGTGTTAACTGCATAGTATTGCGGGAGTTTGTTAAGGTCACTGTTCTCATTCCAAAATCCATAAAAACTCATCAGATGGTTGAGGATGAGGATGTCTGGCCCCCCATCAAACAGCTTTTTGGTCTCCTACAAAATGTTTGAATACATAGttcaggaaataaaattagCATTTAAGATGGGCCATTTTGTTGCCAATTTCAATGTGAAATGGCATGCCCAACCGTAGTGCATCTCATGAAATCACTATCTCCAAGTTACTTAAATACAAGTAAAATTTACAAGTGCATggttatttgttttcaaactctaaaacaatagctacacttgtaaactATATGTAGAAAAGGTTTATTGAATTGACCCAAACATAATTATAGGCTCAATGTCCGTCATTTTACCAAGTTAAGACTTCAGTACGTGATGATGAAAGGTCGATCGTAATTGTTTGCAAACCAGTATAGTATACAAGGCTCCTTGGCCTTTTTGCTTTCTTCCTTG contains:
- the LOC140924844 gene encoding hydroxysteroid 11-beta-dehydrogenase 1-like protein, with translation MAGVYMWKLLFFGVFTASVAVLIAWYMRESFDPESLRGKKVVICGASTGIGEELAYQYAKFGAQVLLVARREAVLQKVVARCGELGAQTASYVVADLSSLEGAKHLAAETKKLFDGGPDILILNHLMSFYGFWNENSDLNKLPQYYAVNTISYINIATLLLPELQKTNGSIVVVSSFAGVVSTPRAAPYCGNKHALHGFFDTLRQDLAIQGQRDITITLYVLGYIDTENTRTGTEGTPVYDSVKREPVNECALAMIKGIALRKRQMYFPWYLSIVETVHFFFPDFVESVIQVATNEKPVQDMWTW